GACAATGGGAAAGTAATGGACAAACCCATCTCGGTATCACTGATGCGGCTACTCAACAACGACTGGGTTTAGAATTACTGGCTAGCAATAACCCTGCCCAACAGCCTGTTTGGTGGTTTTCAGACGATTCTCCCTATACGCTTGATGCTGAACATATTGGGGCAAATCGCTATTTAGATCTCACTCCTATTTTAAGAGCAAGCAGTGAAGAGTTAGCAGTAGAAGATGGTCGCTTAGAAATTACCACTACCCCAACGCAAGTCCAAGATATTCGTATCGGAAACCAATCTTGGGGAAAACGTATTGTCATTGATTTAGATAAACCCACGCTTTGGCAAGTGCGCGAAGGGCGACAACAAGCTACTTTAAAGTTAGGCGCTACGAGTCCATCTAATATTCGTGAAAAATTTGCCCCACCCTCTGAAGAAATAGAAGACGAAGAAAATGAAGATATTACTCCTCCTTTATTAGTGGTGAAACCCAATGGGCGACAAACGGAACTGAATCTGAATTTTCCAGAGTCTCTGAAACTAAAAGTCAATACCCTAGCTAATCCAGCGCGGTTAGTTTTAGATTTACGTCAAGATACCCTCAACCCTCGCACTATTCGCTGGAAGCAAGGAGTAGAGTGGCGACAAGATTATATTAGAGTTAATGATGACCAATTTGCGGTAACTTGGCTAGAAATTGATCCCAATCGTCATGATTTGCGACTGACTCCCATTTGGACAAATCAGCAAGAAATGGAAGGGATTGCGTCTTTACCTGATTTAGGGAAAGAATTTGGGGTGACGATCGCGATTAATGGGGGCTTTTTTAATCGGGATAACCAGCTTCCTTTAGGGGCAATTAAACAACAGGGAGAATGGTATTCTAGTCCCATTTTAAATCGAGGCGCGATCGCGTGGGATAATCAAGGGGGCATGATCATGGATCGGTTGCGTCATCAAGAAACATTAGTGATTAATGGGCAAGATAGAGTTTCTTTACAGGCGCTAAATAGTGGCTATGTGCAGTCTGGCGTGGCACGTTATACCCCCACTTGGGGAAGGAGTTATCGGGCGCTTAATGGCAAAGAAAACATAGTTGTGGTGGAAAATAACCAAGTGCAACGAATTACTGAAGTTAGTCAAGGGGAGTCAATTGCTATTCCCCCTAATGGTTATTTGTTGGCAATTCGTGGTAATCCTGAGTTAAAGTCTCGTTTGAGAGAAGGCAGTTCCCTACAACTAGAAAATCAAACCATTCCCCCAGCTTTTAGTGATTATCCTTATATTCTCGCTGCTGGCCCCTTGTTAATTAAAAATCAGCAAGTGGTTTTAGATGCAGAAAGAGAAAACTTTAGTGATGCGTTTATTCGGCAAAAAGCCCACCGTAGCGCGATCGCGCTTAAACAAGATGGAAAAATCCTCTTAGTGGCGATGGGAGAACGGATTGGCGACAATGGCCCCACCTTAAGAGAAAGTGTCAGCATTTTACAACGTCTCGGCGCGATCGATGCCTTAAATTTAGATGGTGGCGGTTCCACTTCTCTTTATTTAGGGGGAGAACTCATTAATCGTCCAGCAGCAACGGCGGGTCGTATTCATAGCGCGATCGGGCTTTATCTTCAGGATTAAAACACCACTTGATCCATTGCCAAAAGTCCTAACCCACTCATAAATTTGATAGCATTCATGAGTTTTTTATGTTATTCTTATCCTTTAGAATTACTGTTATGTTACTTGCTAACTTAAAGCAATGCCGTTACGTTCTCCTCGTCTTTTGCGTCAGCTCTGGCGCAGTTTTAAAGCCTTAGCCCAAGCGATTAACCGCTTATTAATTAAGTTTTTCTTCTTTCCTCTGAAAAAAAGGATTAAAACTAAAGCTGGCTTTGTCCTTCCTACAGCGACCTTAGTTTTATTAGTGGTGAGCCTATTAGTGGGAACGCTCATTATTCGCACAGGTCAAGAGGCTGAGGAAGCGATTAGTGAGCAAGCGCAACAAGAAATTTTTAATGCTGCCACTCCTGCAGTAGATAGAGCAAAAGCCAAGCTAGAGTATTTGTTTCGAGGAGACCCTCGTTTTCCTGTTGGGGTTCCTTCAGAGATTTTTTTGAATAGTATGATGCTTAATGACGGCGAGGAAGTCGTTGCAGAGGATGATGATCCTTATACCTTTGAGGGAGAAAACCGCTTAGATATTAATGATGATGGTGACGACGATAATGCTTGGTCTTACACAACTAATAATGGACAAGAAATTGCTTACTCGATCAATCTTCTTACAGAAAGTAATGGGGTAAATTACCAAGAAGAAGACGCATTGGGAGATAAAGCTGATAACTTAGTCGTTCGTTCAGGTCCATTAGCTGCTGCAAGTAGTAGTCAAGCTCAACGTTGTGCTGAATTATCTAGCCTTTCTCTTGGTGATGATGATTGGTTTACGATTACAGGATCAACGGTGCGGAAAAACTTTCAAATTGATGCTGTGGCCACCAACAACAGCGATGTTAATCCAGTGGTGAGTACCATCGAAGTGCAACAAGATCGAGATCTTGATTTTGCAAACAAGTGGGGAGCTTGGTTTCGGTACGATATGGAGTTTACTCCGGGATCAGACTTTAACTGGAATGGTGCGCTCCATACTGAAGGATCTTTAATTCTTAATAATAATGTTAGTAGCACCACAAAGTTATTTTTAGTCAGTGCTCCTGAGTCGTGCTTTTATACAGAAGAAGCATCAGAAATTACAATGGGGCAGGTTATTGATGACGGTGGGAATATTGATTATCAAGGGCAATTGATGAAAGTGAATACCAACACAAATCAGGATGATGATGATGATGACAATAAAGTTAGAATTGATCTTTTTCCAGGACCTAATGAAAAGCCTGAAGGAGACACCAAGGACTTAGAATTGTCACCTGACAACGATTCTGTTGATGAATATGATGAGAATCCTAGTTTGTATTACCTTGATTCTGTGCGTTTGATTAGTGAAAATGAGTCTCGCGCCCGTAATCCTAATGATGATAGTAATACCAGTATTCGCGATGAGGCTTGGGACGATGAAGATATTAGCAATAGAATTTTTAATTCAGATACTCAACAGCCTTATGTTGATGATACTTACCGTGCTGATGACCGTTGGGGACCGAAACCAGAATATACAGAAGATCTTCCGCCTGTCACTGCAACTAATAACGGTCGACAAATTCAGGACGAAGAGCGCTTAACTAATAACCCCCCTGCTGCGGATGCTGAAAATGCTGGTTTAGATGGTTATTGGGAAAGACGTGCTAACGCGGAAGGGCTAAGAATTATTGTGGGAGAACGTCTAGAGTTAGGAAATACTGACGGTTGGGATGGTAGCGATGATGACTTATACCCGTCAGACGATAATCAACCTGGAAAAGGACCCAATAATAACGATTCTGAATACGATAATTTAGCATCAGTGCAATCCGGGGTTGTCTATCATTGGGATGAAGGTAATCATGATCCTGATGATCCTGAGCCAGTTGCTTGTCTTGCTCTCACCAGTCACCAAAATGGAAACGATACAGAGTTTGATGAAATAAGCATTGACGGGACAGATTTTTTAGTGACCAATTTCTTTGAAGGGGAAGGAACAAATGGTTGGGAATTTGAGTTTCCCGATTATTTTTCTAGTGATATTAATAATAGTGGTAGTACCCTCCGAGAAGCACTGCAAAATTTAGCCCAGTTTGCTGGTGATCCTGATGGTGCATTTCCTCCTTTGCAAGAAAATGGTGGGAATATTACTCATCCCTACCCTGAGTTAACAATGTGGGGAGATTTTTCTAACCTTCGGCGTGCAGTTGATCAGCTAAATGGGGGTAGTTATGATGACCTCAGTTTGGCTGATAAAACTACTTTACAAACTGCGACTTGTAACTTGGGGATGTTGGCTTATAATGTGGACTTTCTAAGGCAAAACTATGAAGATGAACAACTCCAAGATGTAGAAGCTATTTTACAGGAGTTAAGCACAGGAGACTGGACTTCTGTTGGAAAGCAACTTGTTAATAGCATTGGTGATGATAACTTTAGTCAGGGAATTATCGGGAGAGATGGACGAGTTTGTACAGAAGAAGGCACTGGGCTTGATGAAAATGGTAATGGTTGTCCTACCGAAAATCCTTATGATGTTGAAGATGAAACTAGTGACGAATACTATACCAACTATTTCAGTCAATTCTCAGTTCAAGATTGGATCAACTTTGCAGAAGATGAAAATAGTCCAATTGATGCAGGAGCTGCGGATGATATTGGTGACGTGCTAGAGGCTTATCAAGATAACTTAGTTAATAACCCAAGAGCTGAGTTATTTTTAACTTTGCAACGTGATCGGGAACATGGATTTAATACTAATTCTACTTTTAGTGAAGAAACTGATGACTTTGATCCAGACACTGGCATATATACTGTTCCTGGAGCACTTGGTCAAGTTGAAGAAGGTGATGAGTATATCATGGACTGTGATCCAAATACAGATATTTTTGGTTTCGATTTTATCAATTCTGATCGAGCAAGATTTGGATTAGGAAATATTATTTGTAATGCTATATCAGAAGAACTAGAGCCCAGATACCCTTCCCTTTACTACCTATTCCCCACTGACGATCATGACCATGATGGTGATGGAACTCAGCCTCCTAGTGAACCTTATATTAATGATGAAGATAACTACATTTCTGATGATGTTAACGGAAATGTCACTTATCAAGAAATTAGTGATGATGATATTGAGGATCTGGCTCTGAGTCCTCGTGATGAGAGTGATTTCACTCTTCCCACAGCAGGTAGTGGTGTTAACAAGATTACTTTGCCAGATGAGACTGAACTCTACGTTTCTTTCCTTGAAAAAGCCTTTTACAATCGTCGGGAAAATATGACCGTGCGAGTGCTTGATATTGACCTCGACTTATTACGAAATGATCAAGTTAGTGGTGGTGATTACTGGTTACCGACAGGAGAGGATAACTCTAGCATTGTTTATGCCTTCCGGGAAGATGCAGTACGTGAAGATGGCATAGCACGACCAAGAAATAGTGATTGGTCAGATTGCAATGATGAAGAGGAAATAACAGGATTTGATATGATAGAGGGTGACAGCGGTGCGGGCAACAACAGCGATGGTTGTCGAATGAGCTTCAATAATACTCAAGATCCGCCTCTTAATGATGAAACTGGTGTCAGTGTTAAACCTGTTGATAGTTATCCAGATTTAGATCGCCGTCCTTATGGCTTTCGTTTAAGAAATGGGGCGGATATCAGCCGTCCTGATCCTGATGATGACCCCACTGGCTTATCCTTTATCACTGACCAACCTGTGTATATTCAGGGGGACTTTAACGAACATGAGGAATCAGAATTTGATGATGAAAACAATGACTTTTACGACCGTTCTGACCTCAATGAAGACTTTGCGACTCCTTCTGGTGAGAGTTGGCGAACTGCTGAAATTATTGCTGATGGGATAACGCTTCTATCAGAATCAGAAAACTTTGAAGAAGTAGATCCTGACGGTAATAATGATACACCTGCTCCTACTGGACCTCTAGAAGTAAATGCAATTCTGGTCAGTGGTTTCGAGCCTTCATTCCCCAGGAAATACAATGGTGGTATTCATAACTTTCCTCGCCTTTTAGATAATTGGAGTCAAGAAGAAATTACAATCAGAGGCTCTTTTATTCAACTTAACTTTAGTATCTACAGTACAGGTCCTTGGAGTCAGCAAAATCAAGATCCTGATGATGTTGAAAGTCTAGAAGATGCGAATGAAGGCAATAATTTAAGGCATCATTATGGCTTTCCTCAACGAAATTGGGGTTATGATGTGGGTTTGCAATATAACCCTCCTGGTCCGGTTGCAGAACGCTTTGTAACCCCTAGTAATGCGCGAACTGAAACTTATCGAGAATTGTCTGTTGATGATCCCTATATCAGAAATCTACTCGATGCCATCAATGCTGAGGAATAATGATGATGAATCCTATTTTTTTCTATCGACTTCACAAAGCTAAGGACAATTCACAAAAAGGGTTAACCCTGTTAGAAGTCCTTGCTAGTATTGTAATGATTGGTGTGATTTTAGTGGCTGTCGCTCCTCCTTTATTGTTATCAACAGCTACCCGAGTGAAAATGCGCCGTGTTTCTCAGGCTCAATCTATTGCTCAAGATGAAGTGAATCGGGTGCAGGGAATTATGGCGCGATCGCGCGATCAAAACTTACCCACTGATGGTGAGGGTGACTTTGCTGGACTTCCCCAAACTATTGATACAGGAGAGTTAGAAGATTTTGCAGCTCCAAGTAATTTGTCTGAGGTGCGAGCAGTGGATGTAAATGGAGATGGAGACACGGACTTTTTTGTTCAAACTTTCCGAGAAGGAGGGGCTTTATTTTCAGGAGGAGATGCTAGATGTGAGCCAGCTATTTTTACAATGGGAGTTCGCGTTTACTCTTTTCTCGCACAAGACAATTTAGAAGAGGATAATTTAGAAACTGATCCAATTTCTCTACAAATGACTAGCAACTTACAAGGTCAAAGTACACAACCGATGGCAGTACTATTTGCGGAAGTGAGTCGCAGTGATATGGAACGCTCCCGAGATGCTTATAATAGGTATATCAGTGGGGATTGGATTCCTGGTGGTTGTAATTGAGTGAGCAAATATGAAACCTTTTATTCTCCAATTTTTCCAAAACTTACCCTTTAAAAAAAAAGAGTCTTCTCGTGGATTTACTTTGCTTGAAGTTTTAATTGCTACGGTAATGTCAAGCATTGTTATTTCCAGTTTGCTCTATTTTATGATCGATATTATTAGAAGCAATGCAGCAGAAACGGCTCAAAAAAATACCCTGCAAGAAATGCGTCTAGCCTTGGAATTTATGACAGATGACTTAAAAGAAGCGGTTTATGTTTATACAGGAGATGACTTTAATAATCGTAATATTGAAGATGTTTCCAATGATGGACTTTTAAATAGTATTGATACTTCTGATGATTTAGAGCCAATTTTAGTTTTTTGGAAGCTGGAGGATGTTCCTTATGATTCTGATGATAATCTGCCTAATTGTGAACCACTAGATGATGATCAGGAAAATGAATGTCAGGAATTAAGAATTTCACAACGAACTTATACCCTTGTGGCTTACGTTCAAGATAATAACCCTACCGATACTTGGGATGGAGAGTCTGTAATTTATCGTTATCAGCTACGAAAATATGATGATGTTAGTACATTAAGTCGCAAGGACGAGTATGTTGATCCAGTTCAAGATAGTAGCTTTGCGAATTGGCCCTATAACAGTGATTCCCAACTGCCTTCAAATTTTAGTAATCCTACCATTAATCGAAACAGCGAGGCCTTAGTCGATTTTGTAGATGTCCCCAACAACAATAACTTTTCAGATGACGATGTTAGCTGTCCTGATGGTTACAATCGTACTCCTAATAATTCCAGTACATCTAATAGTTTTTACGCTTGCGTTGAAAATACCTCAGGACAAAAAACCGTTATTGTTAATTTACGCGGAAACCCCAATGGGCGAGTTAGTTTTGAGTTAGATGATAACTTTACCCCGTTACCCACGCTTAATTCTAGTGCTATTTTACGGGGAGGCAGATAAGTGATCAAACAGCTTCTAACTGGTCACATTAAAAAGCAATTGATTGCTAGAGATGGATTTACCTTGTTAGAGGTAATGGTTGTGATTCTTATTTTAGGGATTCTAAGCGCGATCGCGTCTCCAAGTTGGCTTGCTTTTTTACAGCGTCAACGCCTCAATACGGCTCAAAGTGAAGTTCTTCAAGGAATGCGAACGGCTCAAACTCGTGCTAGACGGGAAACAACTAGCTGGCAGTTTACTATACAGGAAAACAATGACATTGTCAGATGGCGAGTGGATGCAAGAAGTAATTTTAATTCTGCCAGTGATGTTTGTAATGAAACGACAGGCTGGAATAGTCTCGATTCTCGAATTACTTTGAATGCTGATCAAACAACATTCCAATCTCTCGGTGAGAATTGTTGGCAAGCATGGTTTACAGAGAAAGGACGATCCGGGGGGAGACTGGGTAAAGTAACTTTATCGGCGGAAAATCTAGATAATCAAAGTTGCGTTTATGTCTCGACATTTTTAGGGGCAATGCGAAAGGATCAAGATGAAGGATGTTAATGAAGCTTATAGTGATTCCAAAATCAATTAGTATTACTTAATGAGAATTGGCAAAATTAACCCTAATTCTCTCCTCAAAGAAGATGGTGTCATCAATGAATTCCTCTTGCTACACTTGCCAAACGAAACAATGTGACAGTTGAGAGTGCGGAATGTGGGTTAGAAATTTCCCCATAGATTCATATTAATAAGGGTGTGCGAATTCCTTCCGCCCTACCAAAATTATCTCTTAACAAGAAACCTAATGGCATTTCTGAAACGACTTCACACTAATAATGGAATTTCTCTGGAACAAGTGCCGATGTTAAGCGTGCTGTTGGCGGCGGGTTGTCTCACCAGTATTACCGAAAGCACGATCGCGCTTTTCCTGCTTTCTATAATTTCAACCAGCTAAATACATCAGCGACACTTAAACGTAAATCGCCCACTAAATTAGGAACAGGTAAAATTTCCTCTGGTTGTTTTAGCAGTTGCGGTTGTTGCCCGTGGGGAAAAACCAGAATCGATCGCGCTTTGGGATCAATCAGCCAACCCATTTCACTCCCATGATTGAGACTGTGTAGAATAATTCCCGTTACTTTCGTGGAACTTTGGTCTGGAGAAAGAATTTCAATAATCCAATCTGGTGCAAGCGGAAAGACATTAGCAATATCGACACTTTCATCAACAGGAATCCGTTCCCAAGCAAATACAGTAACATCAGGGACAATGGAACTACCGCCAAAAGTGCACCGTAATTCAGGAAAAGCATGAGCAATGCGTTCTTTTTTGACAATTCCATTTATTGTATTGACTAACTCACATTGAAGAATACTATGTTTTCCCTGTTGCCTCGGCTTTTGAATGATTTGTCCGTTAATATATTCTTGAGCTGGTTTAGTTTCGGGTTGTTTGAGAAACTCCTCTAGTGTAATTGTTTTGTCTGAGATTTGTACCATCTTCTAAATTCTCCTAACTAATAACATTTATAGATGGATTAATATTTTTTAATTAAAAACTTCGGAAATCGATATCATGAATTGTCCAGCGAATTTAGGAAATAATTGGATTCATGGGCTAGCAGCGATCGCGCTTGAGTAGCGATTGATAATTTAATCCTAGCATTATCATATTAGAAATTTCCCCATAAAATGATAAATAAAAAGACTCATAGCAATCCCAGATGATTTTGGAGATTACGCTCTCGCTAAGTGCTTCTCTATAGAAATTGCAGTAAGCTAGTAACACATAACGATGGTATGAGTTGATTCAGTGTGGATTTTGAAATTATTGGAGAAATAACCAATATTGAAATTATTGCAGTAGGAACAGGAATCCGAGAGCGAGGGCGTTTACAAAAGAAATATGGTCGAGGGAAGTGGAGAAAGTTAAAAGGAATTGCTCAAGTACAGCTTGCAAACGGTATGATACGAATAGCTGAAGTACATTGGTATGAAGCTCATGGCATTGGAAAAAAAGAGTTTAAGCTGAAGCTACCGTTTTTGGATTAACGATGACAATTGATCAATCCCCAGTAAATCAGTTTGCAGTATGTCTGGATAATCAAGATTACGAAGCATCATTAGAAGTCGGAAAAATTTACCGCGTGGTTAATGATGAACAAGCAAAAGCTAGTGGGTTAATTCGTATTATTGATGAGAGTGGTGAGGATTATGCCTTTTCTTCCAATCGATTCCATCCCATTGCAGTGCCTAAGGCTGTAGAAAAA
This window of the Euhalothece natronophila Z-M001 genome carries:
- the hpsA gene encoding hormogonium polysaccharide biosynthesis protein HpsA: MPLRSPRLLRQLWRSFKALAQAINRLLIKFFFFPLKKRIKTKAGFVLPTATLVLLVVSLLVGTLIIRTGQEAEEAISEQAQQEIFNAATPAVDRAKAKLEYLFRGDPRFPVGVPSEIFLNSMMLNDGEEVVAEDDDPYTFEGENRLDINDDGDDDNAWSYTTNNGQEIAYSINLLTESNGVNYQEEDALGDKADNLVVRSGPLAAASSSQAQRCAELSSLSLGDDDWFTITGSTVRKNFQIDAVATNNSDVNPVVSTIEVQQDRDLDFANKWGAWFRYDMEFTPGSDFNWNGALHTEGSLILNNNVSSTTKLFLVSAPESCFYTEEASEITMGQVIDDGGNIDYQGQLMKVNTNTNQDDDDDDNKVRIDLFPGPNEKPEGDTKDLELSPDNDSVDEYDENPSLYYLDSVRLISENESRARNPNDDSNTSIRDEAWDDEDISNRIFNSDTQQPYVDDTYRADDRWGPKPEYTEDLPPVTATNNGRQIQDEERLTNNPPAADAENAGLDGYWERRANAEGLRIIVGERLELGNTDGWDGSDDDLYPSDDNQPGKGPNNNDSEYDNLASVQSGVVYHWDEGNHDPDDPEPVACLALTSHQNGNDTEFDEISIDGTDFLVTNFFEGEGTNGWEFEFPDYFSSDINNSGSTLREALQNLAQFAGDPDGAFPPLQENGGNITHPYPELTMWGDFSNLRRAVDQLNGGSYDDLSLADKTTLQTATCNLGMLAYNVDFLRQNYEDEQLQDVEAILQELSTGDWTSVGKQLVNSIGDDNFSQGIIGRDGRVCTEEGTGLDENGNGCPTENPYDVEDETSDEYYTNYFSQFSVQDWINFAEDENSPIDAGAADDIGDVLEAYQDNLVNNPRAELFLTLQRDREHGFNTNSTFSEETDDFDPDTGIYTVPGALGQVEEGDEYIMDCDPNTDIFGFDFINSDRARFGLGNIICNAISEELEPRYPSLYYLFPTDDHDHDGDGTQPPSEPYINDEDNYISDDVNGNVTYQEISDDDIEDLALSPRDESDFTLPTAGSGVNKITLPDETELYVSFLEKAFYNRRENMTVRVLDIDLDLLRNDQVSGGDYWLPTGEDNSSIVYAFREDAVREDGIARPRNSDWSDCNDEEEITGFDMIEGDSGAGNNSDGCRMSFNNTQDPPLNDETGVSVKPVDSYPDLDRRPYGFRLRNGADISRPDPDDDPTGLSFITDQPVYIQGDFNEHEESEFDDENNDFYDRSDLNEDFATPSGESWRTAEIIADGITLLSESENFEEVDPDGNNDTPAPTGPLEVNAILVSGFEPSFPRKYNGGIHNFPRLLDNWSQEEITIRGSFIQLNFSIYSTGPWSQQNQDPDDVESLEDANEGNNLRHHYGFPQRNWGYDVGLQYNPPGPVAERFVTPSNARTETYRELSVDDPYIRNLLDAINAEE
- a CDS encoding pilus assembly FimT family protein produces the protein MIKQLLTGHIKKQLIARDGFTLLEVMVVILILGILSAIASPSWLAFLQRQRLNTAQSEVLQGMRTAQTRARRETTSWQFTIQENNDIVRWRVDARSNFNSASDVCNETTGWNSLDSRITLNADQTTFQSLGENCWQAWFTEKGRSGGRLGKVTLSAENLDNQSCVYVSTFLGAMRKDQDEGC
- a CDS encoding prepilin-type N-terminal cleavage/methylation domain-containing protein codes for the protein MKPFILQFFQNLPFKKKESSRGFTLLEVLIATVMSSIVISSLLYFMIDIIRSNAAETAQKNTLQEMRLALEFMTDDLKEAVYVYTGDDFNNRNIEDVSNDGLLNSIDTSDDLEPILVFWKLEDVPYDSDDNLPNCEPLDDDQENECQELRISQRTYTLVAYVQDNNPTDTWDGESVIYRYQLRKYDDVSTLSRKDEYVDPVQDSSFANWPYNSDSQLPSNFSNPTINRNSEALVDFVDVPNNNNFSDDDVSCPDGYNRTPNNSSTSNSFYACVENTSGQKTVIVNLRGNPNGRVSFELDDNFTPLPTLNSSAILRGGR
- a CDS encoding Uma2 family endonuclease, yielding MVQISDKTITLEEFLKQPETKPAQEYINGQIIQKPRQQGKHSILQCELVNTINGIVKKERIAHAFPELRCTFGGSSIVPDVTVFAWERIPVDESVDIANVFPLAPDWIIEILSPDQSSTKVTGIILHSLNHGSEMGWLIDPKARSILVFPHGQQPQLLKQPEEILPVPNLVGDLRLSVADVFSWLKL
- a CDS encoding phosphodiester glycosidase family protein, giving the protein MKWDRSLRQIGLGLTTAIICILFATVSTAQSPANINVVREGEEISLNGDRLPLSWRQWESNGQTHLGITDAATQQRLGLELLASNNPAQQPVWWFSDDSPYTLDAEHIGANRYLDLTPILRASSEELAVEDGRLEITTTPTQVQDIRIGNQSWGKRIVIDLDKPTLWQVREGRQQATLKLGATSPSNIREKFAPPSEEIEDEENEDITPPLLVVKPNGRQTELNLNFPESLKLKVNTLANPARLVLDLRQDTLNPRTIRWKQGVEWRQDYIRVNDDQFAVTWLEIDPNRHDLRLTPIWTNQQEMEGIASLPDLGKEFGVTIAINGGFFNRDNQLPLGAIKQQGEWYSSPILNRGAIAWDNQGGMIMDRLRHQETLVINGQDRVSLQALNSGYVQSGVARYTPTWGRSYRALNGKENIVVVENNQVQRITEVSQGESIAIPPNGYLLAIRGNPELKSRLREGSSLQLENQTIPPAFSDYPYILAAGPLLIKNQQVVLDAERENFSDAFIRQKAHRSAIALKQDGKILLVAMGERIGDNGPTLRESVSILQRLGAIDALNLDGGGSTSLYLGGELINRPAATAGRIHSAIGLYLQD
- a CDS encoding prepilin-type N-terminal cleavage/methylation domain-containing protein — protein: MMMNPIFFYRLHKAKDNSQKGLTLLEVLASIVMIGVILVAVAPPLLLSTATRVKMRRVSQAQSIAQDEVNRVQGIMARSRDQNLPTDGEGDFAGLPQTIDTGELEDFAAPSNLSEVRAVDVNGDGDTDFFVQTFREGGALFSGGDARCEPAIFTMGVRVYSFLAQDNLEEDNLETDPISLQMTSNLQGQSTQPMAVLFAEVSRSDMERSRDAYNRYISGDWIPGGCN